Proteins encoded together in one Pongo abelii isolate AG06213 chromosome 8, NHGRI_mPonAbe1-v2.0_pri, whole genome shotgun sequence window:
- the RBIS gene encoding ribosomal biogenesis factor, protein MAKNKFRRQKSRNVFCIASQKSFKAKNRAKPITTNLRKIPQQRHESKPVNDEATKLMAQL, encoded by the exons ATGGCCAAGAACAAATTTAGAAGGCAGAAGTCCAGGAACGTATTTTGCATAGCTAGCCAAAAAAGCTTTAAGGCTAAAAACAGAGCAAAACCAATTACCACTAATCTTAGGAA GATTCCTCAGCAGCGTCATGAAAGCAAACCAGTTAATGATGAAGCTACAAAATTAATGGCTCAGTTGTAA